A single window of Streptomyces cathayae DNA harbors:
- the uvrC gene encoding excinuclease ABC subunit UvrC, with amino-acid sequence MADPSSYRPKPGEIPDSPGVYRFRDEHRRVIYVGKAKSLRQRLANYFQDLAGLHPRTRTMVTTAASVEWTVVSTEVEALQLEYSWIKEYDPRFNVKYRDDKSYPYLAVTMNEEFPRVQVMRGHKKKGVRYFGPYGHAWAIRDTVDLLLRVFPVRTCSAGVFKNAARTGRPCLLGYIGKCSAPCVDRVSAEEHRELAEEFCDFMAGRTGTHLRRLEQRMTEAAEDMEYERAARLRDDIGALRKAMEKSAVVLADATDADLIAVAEDELEAAVQIFHVRGGRVRGQRGWVTDKVEEITTGALVEHALQQLYGEETGDAVPREVLVPALPDPVEPVQEWLTGRRGSGVSLRIPQRGDKRALMETVQRNAQQALALHKTRRASDLTTRSRALEEIADALGLDSAPLRIECYDVSHLQGDDVVASMVVFEDGLARKSEYRRFQIKSFAGQDDVRSLHEVITRRFRRYLADKERTGEWTAGTGASGGTGVSDGVTDGVDGAPVGVPGEPSAHTLTEDDGRPKRFAYPPQLVVVDGGAPQVAAARRALDELGIDDIAVCGLAKRLEEVWLPDDDDPVVLPRTSEGLYLLQRVRDEAHRFAIGYQRVKRAKRFRSGPLDDVPGLGDTRKQALIKHFGSVKKLRSATIEQIREVPGIGRKTAEVIAAALAGAAPAAPAVNTATGEIMDDVEEPGKTPGSPGEPVSAGAPDDRRGLER; translated from the coding sequence ATGGCCGACCCCTCCAGCTACCGCCCCAAACCGGGTGAGATCCCCGACTCGCCGGGGGTCTACCGGTTCCGCGACGAGCACCGCCGGGTGATCTACGTCGGAAAGGCGAAGAGCCTGCGCCAGCGCCTGGCGAACTACTTCCAGGACCTCGCCGGACTCCACCCGCGCACCCGCACCATGGTCACCACGGCCGCCTCCGTGGAGTGGACGGTGGTGTCCACGGAGGTCGAGGCGCTCCAGCTGGAGTACTCCTGGATCAAGGAGTACGACCCCCGGTTCAACGTCAAGTACCGCGACGACAAGAGCTACCCGTACCTCGCGGTGACGATGAACGAGGAGTTCCCGCGCGTGCAGGTGATGCGGGGTCACAAGAAGAAGGGCGTCAGGTACTTCGGGCCGTACGGGCACGCGTGGGCGATCCGCGACACCGTCGACCTGCTGCTGCGGGTCTTCCCGGTGCGCACCTGCTCGGCCGGTGTGTTCAAGAACGCCGCCCGCACCGGACGCCCCTGTCTGCTCGGCTACATCGGCAAGTGCTCGGCGCCCTGTGTGGACCGGGTCTCCGCCGAGGAGCACCGCGAGCTCGCCGAGGAGTTCTGCGACTTCATGGCCGGCCGCACCGGCACCCATCTGCGCCGCCTGGAGCAGCGGATGACCGAGGCGGCCGAGGACATGGAGTACGAGCGGGCCGCCCGGCTGCGTGACGACATCGGCGCCCTGAGGAAGGCCATGGAGAAGAGCGCCGTCGTGCTCGCCGACGCGACCGACGCCGACCTGATCGCGGTCGCCGAGGACGAGCTGGAGGCGGCCGTCCAGATCTTCCACGTCCGCGGCGGACGCGTGCGCGGCCAGCGCGGCTGGGTCACCGACAAGGTGGAGGAGATCACCACCGGCGCCCTCGTGGAGCACGCCCTGCAGCAGCTGTACGGCGAGGAGACCGGCGACGCCGTGCCGAGGGAGGTCCTGGTCCCCGCGCTGCCCGACCCGGTGGAGCCGGTCCAGGAGTGGCTCACCGGGCGGCGCGGGTCGGGCGTCTCCCTGCGGATCCCGCAGCGCGGGGACAAGCGGGCCCTGATGGAGACCGTGCAGCGCAACGCCCAGCAGGCTCTCGCCCTGCACAAGACCAGGCGCGCCTCCGACCTCACCACGCGCTCGCGCGCGCTGGAGGAGATCGCCGACGCCCTCGGCCTGGACAGCGCCCCGCTGCGGATCGAGTGCTACGACGTCTCGCACCTCCAGGGCGACGACGTCGTGGCCTCCATGGTCGTCTTCGAGGACGGGCTGGCCCGCAAGAGCGAGTACCGCCGCTTCCAGATCAAGAGCTTCGCCGGACAGGACGACGTCCGCTCCCTGCACGAGGTGATCACCCGCCGCTTCCGCCGCTACCTCGCCGACAAGGAGAGGACCGGCGAGTGGACCGCCGGCACCGGGGCGAGCGGCGGCACCGGGGTGAGCGACGGCGTGACCGACGGAGTGGACGGTGCCCCCGTCGGCGTCCCCGGTGAACCGTCCGCGCACACGCTCACCGAGGACGACGGCCGCCCCAAGCGCTTCGCCTACCCGCCCCAGCTCGTGGTCGTCGACGGCGGCGCCCCCCAGGTGGCGGCGGCCCGCAGGGCCCTGGACGAGCTCGGCATCGACGACATCGCCGTGTGCGGCCTCGCCAAGCGGCTGGAGGAGGTGTGGCTGCCGGACGACGACGACCCGGTGGTGCTGCCCCGCACCAGTGAGGGCCTCTACCTGCTCCAGCGGGTCCGCGACGAGGCCCACCGCTTCGCCATCGGCTATCAGCGCGTCAAGCGGGCCAAACGCTTCCGCTCCGGTCCGCTGGACGACGTGCCGGGCCTCGGGGACACCCGCAAGCAGGCACTGATCAAGCACTTCGGGTCGGTGAAGAAGCTTCGCTCGGCGACGATCGAGCAGATTCGTGAAGTTCCTGGTATAGGTCGCAAAACGGCCGAGGTGATCGCCGCGGCCCTCGCCGGGGCGGCCCCGGCCGCCCCCGCCGTGAACACGGCGACGGGCGAGATCATGGATGACGTGGAAGAACCCGGGAAGACACCGGGTTCCCCCGGGGAGCCCGTGTCCGCGGGCGCCCCGGACGACCGACGGGGGCTGGAGAGATGA
- the rapZ gene encoding RNase adapter RapZ produces MTEHETRRNTGHETTHGTPQDAAQDAGRGTHDETHQDDGAQVNTGKEKAGAAETAIPELVIISGMSGAGRSTAAKCLEDLGWFVVDNLPPALIPTMVELGARSQGNVARIAVVVDVRGRRFFDNLRESLADLDTRGVTRRIVFLESSEEALVRRFESVRRPHPLQGDGRIVDGIAAERELLRELRGDADLVIDTSSLNVHELRAKMDAQFAGDEEPELRATVMSFGFKYGLPVDADLVVDMRFLPNPHWVPELRPFTGRHEEVAAYVFNQPGAKEFLDRYTELLRLIAAGYRREGKRYVTIAVGCTGGKHRSVAMSEKLAARLAAEGVETVVVHRDMGRE; encoded by the coding sequence ATGACCGAGCACGAGACACGCCGGAACACAGGCCACGAGACAACCCACGGCACACCCCAGGACGCGGCACAGGACGCGGGCCGGGGCACACACGACGAGACGCACCAGGACGACGGAGCACAGGTGAATACGGGCAAGGAAAAGGCCGGGGCCGCCGAGACGGCGATCCCCGAGCTGGTGATCATCTCCGGCATGTCCGGGGCCGGCCGTTCCACGGCCGCGAAGTGTCTGGAGGACCTGGGCTGGTTCGTCGTCGACAACCTCCCGCCCGCGCTGATCCCCACCATGGTGGAGCTCGGAGCCCGCTCCCAGGGCAATGTGGCCCGGATCGCGGTCGTCGTCGACGTCCGCGGCCGGCGCTTCTTCGACAACCTCCGCGAGTCGCTCGCCGACCTCGACACCCGGGGCGTCACCCGGCGGATCGTTTTCCTGGAGTCCTCCGAGGAAGCCCTGGTGCGCCGCTTCGAGTCGGTGCGCCGCCCGCACCCCCTCCAGGGCGACGGCCGCATCGTCGACGGCATCGCCGCCGAGCGGGAACTGCTGCGCGAACTGCGCGGCGACGCCGACCTGGTGATCGACACCTCCAGTCTCAACGTGCACGAGCTGCGCGCCAAGATGGACGCCCAGTTCGCCGGTGACGAGGAGCCCGAGCTGCGGGCCACCGTGATGTCCTTCGGCTTCAAGTACGGCCTCCCGGTCGACGCCGACCTGGTGGTGGACATGCGGTTCCTGCCCAACCCGCACTGGGTCCCCGAGCTGCGCCCCTTCACCGGCCGGCACGAGGAGGTGGCCGCGTACGTCTTCAACCAGCCCGGCGCCAAGGAGTTCCTCGACCGGTACACCGAGCTGCTGCGGCTGATCGCCGCGGGCTACCGCCGTGAGGGCAAGCGCTATGTGACCATCGCCGTCGGCTGCACCGGCGGCAAGCACCGCTCGGTCGCCATGTCGGAGAAGCTCGCCGCCCGCCTCGCCGCGGAGGGCGTGGAGACGGTGGTCGTCCACCGGGACATGGGCCGGGAATGA
- a CDS encoding gluconeogenesis factor YvcK family protein, whose amino-acid sequence MTARTPRLHRLRRAQPEGRAGRPVEARGAKPRRRGAQPKVVALGGGMGLSASLAALRRITGDLTAVVTVADDGGSSGRLRDELGVLPPGDLRKALAALCGDDDWGQTWARVIQHRFQSKGDLHEHAVGNLLIVALWEQLGDHVQALDLVGRLLGAHGRVLPMSAVPLELQALVKGHDPERPDAVETVRGQATVALTPGEVQSVHLVPNDPPAVPEAVAAVLDADWVVLGPGSWFSSVIPHLLVPELLEALVETRARRVLSLNLAPQPGETEGFSPQRHLEVLGRHAPKLALDVVLADEAAVPDRDVLTEAAKGFGGAAVELAPVARPDGSPRHDPELLAAAYDRIFRMHGRIGPWR is encoded by the coding sequence ATGACCGCACGTACTCCGCGGCTGCACCGACTGCGCCGGGCGCAGCCCGAAGGGCGCGCCGGCCGGCCGGTCGAGGCCCGCGGGGCCAAGCCGCGACGCCGGGGCGCCCAGCCCAAGGTGGTGGCCCTCGGCGGCGGCATGGGGCTGTCCGCCTCGCTCGCCGCGCTGCGCCGGATCACCGGCGACCTCACCGCCGTCGTCACCGTGGCCGACGACGGCGGATCCAGCGGACGGCTGCGCGACGAACTGGGTGTGCTGCCGCCCGGCGATCTGCGCAAGGCGCTGGCCGCGCTGTGCGGCGACGACGACTGGGGCCAGACCTGGGCCCGGGTCATCCAGCACCGCTTCCAGTCCAAGGGCGACCTGCACGAGCACGCGGTCGGCAACCTGCTGATCGTCGCCCTGTGGGAGCAGCTCGGCGACCACGTCCAGGCCCTGGACCTGGTCGGCCGGCTGCTCGGCGCGCACGGGCGGGTGCTACCCATGTCCGCCGTGCCACTGGAGCTCCAGGCGCTGGTCAAGGGGCACGACCCCGAGCGTCCGGACGCCGTGGAGACCGTCCGGGGCCAGGCGACCGTCGCCCTCACCCCCGGCGAGGTGCAGTCCGTGCACCTCGTGCCGAACGACCCGCCCGCCGTCCCCGAGGCGGTCGCGGCGGTCCTCGACGCCGACTGGGTGGTGCTCGGTCCCGGTTCCTGGTTCTCCTCGGTCATCCCGCACCTCCTGGTGCCCGAACTGCTGGAGGCGCTCGTCGAGACGCGGGCACGCCGGGTACTCTCCCTGAACCTCGCCCCGCAGCCCGGAGAAACCGAGGGCTTCTCCCCGCAGCGTCATTTGGAGGTTTTGGGACGACACGCCCCTAAACTCGCCCTGGACGTGGTGCTGGCCGACGAGGCCGCCGTACCCGACCGCGATGTGCTGACCGAGGCCGCGAAGGGGTTCGGCGGTGCCGCGGTCGAGTTGGCGCCGGTGGCCCGGCCCGACGGAAGCCCCAGGCACGACCCGGAGCTGTTGGCCGCCGCGTACGACCGTATTTTTCGGATGCATGGAAGGATCGGCCCATGGCGATGA
- the whiA gene encoding DNA-binding protein WhiA, which yields MAMTAAVKDEVSRLPVTRTCCRKAEVSAMLRFAGGLHLVSGRIVIEAELDTAMAARRLKRDVLEIFGHSSELIVMAPGGLRRGSRYVVRVVAGGDQLARQTGLVDGRGRPIRGLPPQVVSGATCDAEAAWRGAFLAHGSLTEPGRSSSLEVTCPGPEAALALVGAARRLSIGAKAREVRGVDRVVVRDGDAIGALLTRLGAHDSVLAWEERRMRREVRATANRLANFDDANLRRSARAAVAAGARVQRALEILADDVPEHLAAAGRLRMEHKQASLEELGALADPPLTKDAVAGRIRRLLAMADKRAADLGIPGTEANIGEELADNLVG from the coding sequence ATGGCGATGACGGCAGCGGTGAAGGACGAGGTTTCCCGGCTCCCCGTCACCCGGACCTGCTGCAGGAAGGCGGAGGTCTCCGCCATGCTGCGGTTCGCCGGCGGCCTTCACCTGGTGAGCGGGCGCATCGTGATCGAGGCGGAGCTGGACACGGCGATGGCCGCCCGCCGCCTCAAGCGGGACGTCCTGGAGATCTTCGGCCACAGCTCCGAACTGATCGTGATGGCACCGGGCGGGCTGCGCCGCGGCTCGCGCTATGTCGTCCGGGTGGTCGCGGGCGGCGACCAACTGGCCCGCCAGACCGGCCTGGTGGACGGCCGGGGCCGCCCGATCCGAGGCCTGCCCCCGCAGGTGGTCTCGGGGGCCACCTGCGACGCCGAGGCGGCCTGGCGCGGGGCCTTCCTGGCGCACGGCTCCCTCACCGAGCCGGGCCGCTCCTCCTCCCTGGAGGTGACCTGCCCCGGCCCCGAGGCGGCGCTCGCCCTGGTCGGCGCCGCCCGCCGGCTGTCGATCGGCGCCAAGGCCCGCGAGGTGCGCGGTGTGGACCGGGTCGTCGTCCGTGACGGCGACGCGATCGGTGCCCTGCTCACCCGGCTCGGCGCCCACGACTCGGTGCTGGCCTGGGAGGAGCGCCGGATGCGCCGCGAGGTGCGCGCCACGGCGAACCGGCTGGCGAACTTCGACGACGCCAACCTGCGCCGCTCGGCCCGTGCGGCCGTCGCCGCCGGTGCCCGGGTGCAGCGCGCCCTGGAGATCCTCGCCGACGACGTCCCGGAGCACCTCGCCGCGGCCGGCCGGCTGCGCATGGAGCACAAGCAGGCCTCCCTGGAGGAGCTGGGCGCGCTCGCCGACCCGCCGCTGACCAAGGACGCCGTCGCCGGGCGGATCCGCCGGCTGCTCGCCATGGCCGACAAGCGCGCCGCCGACCTCGGCATCCCGGGCACGGAGGCCAACATCGGCGAGGAGCTCGCCGACAACCTCGTCGGCTGA
- the gap gene encoding type I glyceraldehyde-3-phosphate dehydrogenase, whose translation MTIRVGINGFGRIGRNYFRALLEQGADIEIVAVNDLGDTATTAHLLKYDTILGRLKQEVSHTADTITVDGKTIKVLSERNPADIPWGELGVDVVIESTGIFTKKADAEKHIAGGAKKVIISAPAKDEDVTIVMGVNQDKYDPANHHVISNASCTTNCVAPMAKVLDESFGIVKGLMTTVHAYTNDQRILDFPHKDLRRARAAAENIIPTTTGAAKATALVLPQLEGKLDGIAMRVPVPTGSVTDLVVELGREVTKEEVNAAFQKAAEGELKGLLEYTEDPIVSSDIVNAPASCTFDSSLTMVQDGKSVKIIGWYDNEWGYSNRLVDLTVFVGDQL comes from the coding sequence GTGACGATCCGCGTAGGCATCAACGGGTTTGGCCGCATCGGTCGGAACTACTTCCGCGCATTGCTCGAGCAGGGCGCAGACATCGAGATCGTGGCGGTCAATGACCTGGGTGACACCGCGACCACTGCCCACCTGCTGAAGTACGACACCATCCTGGGGCGCCTCAAGCAGGAGGTCTCCCACACCGCCGACACGATCACCGTGGACGGCAAGACGATCAAGGTGCTCTCGGAGCGCAACCCCGCGGACATCCCGTGGGGCGAGCTGGGCGTCGACGTCGTCATCGAGTCGACCGGCATCTTCACCAAGAAGGCGGATGCCGAGAAGCACATCGCCGGCGGCGCCAAGAAGGTCATCATCTCGGCTCCGGCCAAGGATGAGGACGTCACCATCGTGATGGGCGTCAACCAGGACAAGTACGACCCGGCGAACCACCACGTCATCTCCAACGCCTCCTGCACCACCAACTGTGTGGCGCCGATGGCGAAGGTGCTCGACGAGAGCTTCGGCATCGTCAAGGGCCTGATGACGACGGTGCACGCGTACACGAACGACCAGCGCATCCTGGACTTCCCGCACAAGGACCTGCGCCGCGCCCGTGCCGCCGCCGAGAACATCATCCCGACGACCACCGGTGCCGCCAAGGCCACCGCCCTGGTGCTGCCGCAGCTCGAGGGCAAGCTGGACGGCATCGCGATGCGCGTCCCGGTCCCGACCGGCTCGGTCACCGACCTGGTCGTCGAGCTCGGCCGCGAGGTCACCAAGGAAGAGGTCAACGCCGCCTTCCAGAAGGCCGCGGAGGGCGAGCTCAAGGGCCTCCTCGAGTACACCGAGGACCCGATCGTCTCCTCCGACATCGTCAACGCCCCGGCGTCCTGCACGTTCGACTCGTCCCTGACCATGGTCCAGGACGGCAAGAGCGTGAAGATCATCGGCTGGTACGACAACGAGTGGGGCTACTCCAACCGCCTCGTCGACCTCACGGTCTTCGTCGGCGACCAGCTCTGA
- a CDS encoding phosphoglycerate kinase: MKTIDALLSEGVAGKRVFVRADLNVPLDGTAITDDGRIRAVLPTVKALADAGARVVVASHLGRPKGAPDPAFSLAPAAARLGELLGADVAFATDTVGDSATATVAGLADGQVAVLENLRFNAGETAKDDAERGAFADRLAALADLYVGDGFGAVHRKHASVYDLPARLPHAAGFLIATEVGVLKKLTADVKRPYVVALGGAKVSDKLAVIDELLGKADRILIGGGMAYTFLKAKGYEIGTSLLQEDQLPAVTEYLERAEKNGVELVLPVDTLVAEGFPDLKTKAPAHPATVAADAIPADRQGLDIGPETRTLYASKLADAATVFWNGPMGVFEHPDYAEGTKAVAQALLDSPGYTVVGGGDSAAAVRILGFDEKAFGHISTGGGASLEYLEGKTLPGLAALED; encoded by the coding sequence ATGAAGACGATCGACGCACTCCTCTCCGAAGGGGTCGCGGGCAAGCGGGTCTTCGTCCGCGCCGACCTCAACGTGCCGCTGGACGGCACCGCCATCACCGACGACGGCCGCATCCGCGCCGTGCTGCCCACCGTCAAGGCCCTCGCCGACGCGGGCGCCCGCGTGGTCGTCGCCTCGCACCTGGGCCGCCCCAAGGGCGCCCCGGACCCCGCCTTCTCGCTCGCCCCGGCCGCCGCGCGCCTGGGTGAACTCCTCGGCGCCGACGTGGCGTTCGCGACGGACACGGTCGGCGACTCCGCCACCGCCACCGTCGCGGGCCTCGCCGACGGACAGGTCGCGGTCCTCGAGAACCTGCGCTTCAACGCCGGCGAGACCGCCAAGGACGACGCCGAGCGCGGGGCCTTCGCCGACCGGCTCGCCGCGCTCGCCGACCTCTACGTGGGCGACGGCTTCGGCGCGGTGCACCGCAAGCACGCGTCCGTGTACGACCTCCCGGCGCGTCTGCCGCACGCCGCGGGCTTCCTCATCGCCACCGAGGTCGGCGTCCTGAAGAAGCTCACCGCCGACGTCAAGAGGCCCTATGTGGTGGCCCTCGGCGGCGCCAAGGTCTCCGACAAGCTCGCCGTCATCGACGAACTGCTCGGCAAGGCCGACCGCATCCTCATCGGCGGCGGCATGGCGTACACCTTCCTCAAGGCCAAGGGCTACGAGATCGGCACGTCGCTGCTCCAGGAGGACCAGCTGCCCGCCGTCACCGAGTACCTGGAACGCGCCGAGAAGAACGGCGTGGAGCTGGTGCTGCCGGTCGACACACTGGTCGCCGAGGGGTTCCCGGACCTGAAGACCAAGGCTCCGGCCCATCCCGCCACCGTCGCCGCGGACGCCATCCCGGCCGACCGGCAGGGTCTGGACATCGGTCCCGAGACCCGCACCCTGTACGCCTCGAAGCTCGCCGACGCGGCCACCGTCTTCTGGAACGGCCCCATGGGCGTCTTCGAGCACCCCGACTACGCCGAGGGCACCAAGGCGGTCGCCCAGGCCCTTCTCGACTCCCCGGGCTACACCGTGGTCGGCGGCGGCGACTCCGCCGCGGCCGTCCGCATCCTGGGCTTCGACGAAAAGGCATTCGGCCACATCTCGACCGGAGGCGGCGCCTCCCTCGAATACCTCGAGGGCAAGACGCTCCCCGGCCTCGCCGCACTGGAGGACTGA
- the tpiA gene encoding triose-phosphate isomerase yields MTAAEKGRTPLMAGNWKMNLNHLEAIAHVQKLAFALADTDYEAVEVAVLPPFTDLRSVQTLVDGDKLKIKYGAQDISAHDGGAYTGEISGPMLSKLKCTYVAVGHSERRQYHDETDDVVNAKVKAAYKHGITPILCVGEELSVREAGNHVAHTLAQVEGGLKDLPAEQAESVVIAYEPVWAIGTGKVCGAGDAQEVCAAIRGKLAELYSQDVADQVRIQYGGSVKSGNVAEIMAQADIDGALVGGASLDADEFVKIIRFRDQ; encoded by the coding sequence ATGACCGCTGCTGAAAAAGGCCGCACGCCGCTGATGGCGGGCAACTGGAAGATGAACCTCAACCACCTCGAGGCCATCGCCCACGTCCAGAAGCTCGCCTTCGCCCTGGCCGACACGGACTACGAGGCCGTCGAGGTCGCCGTCCTGCCGCCCTTCACCGACCTGCGCTCCGTCCAGACCCTCGTCGACGGTGACAAGCTGAAGATCAAGTACGGCGCCCAGGACATCTCGGCGCACGACGGCGGCGCCTACACCGGCGAGATCTCCGGCCCGATGCTGTCCAAGCTGAAGTGCACGTACGTGGCTGTCGGCCACTCCGAGCGCAGGCAGTACCACGACGAGACCGACGACGTCGTGAACGCCAAGGTCAAGGCCGCGTACAAGCACGGCATCACCCCGATCCTGTGCGTCGGCGAGGAACTGTCCGTCCGCGAGGCCGGCAACCACGTCGCCCACACCCTCGCCCAGGTCGAGGGCGGTCTGAAGGACCTCCCCGCCGAGCAGGCCGAGTCCGTCGTGATCGCCTACGAGCCCGTCTGGGCCATCGGCACCGGCAAGGTCTGCGGCGCCGGGGACGCCCAGGAGGTCTGCGCCGCCATCCGCGGCAAGCTCGCCGAGCTGTACTCGCAGGACGTCGCCGACCAGGTCCGCATCCAGTACGGCGGCTCGGTCAAGTCCGGCAACGTCGCCGAGATCATGGCGCAGGCCGACATCGACGGCGCCCTCGTCGGCGGTGCCTCGCTGGACGCGGACGAGTTCGTCAAAATCATCCGGTTCCGCGACCAGTGA
- the secG gene encoding preprotein translocase subunit SecG, with product MVLGFSIALIVFSLLLMLLVLMHKGKGGGLSDMFGGGMQSSVGGSSVAERNLDRITLVVGLLWVACIIVLGIMMKTTS from the coding sequence GTGGTTCTGGGGTTCTCGATCGCCCTGATCGTCTTCAGCCTGTTGCTGATGCTGCTGGTGCTGATGCACAAGGGAAAGGGCGGAGGCCTCTCCGACATGTTCGGTGGCGGCATGCAGTCCTCCGTCGGCGGCTCCTCGGTCGCCGAGCGCAACCTCGACCGGATCACCCTCGTGGTGGGCCTGCTCTGGGTCGCGTGCATCATCGTGCTGGGCATCATGATGAAGACGACCAGCTGA
- a CDS encoding RNA polymerase-binding protein RbpA: MASGNAIRGSRVGAGPMGEAERGESAPRLRISFWCSNGHETQPSFASDAQVPDTWDCPRCGFPAGQDRENPPDPPRTEPYKTHLAYVRERRSDADGEAILAEALAKLRGEI, from the coding sequence GTGGCAAGTGGCAACGCGATCCGGGGAAGCCGGGTCGGGGCGGGGCCGATGGGCGAGGCCGAGCGCGGCGAGTCCGCGCCGCGGCTGCGCATCTCCTTCTGGTGCTCCAACGGGCACGAGACCCAGCCGAGCTTCGCGAGCGACGCGCAGGTGCCCGATACCTGGGACTGCCCCCGCTGCGGCTTTCCGGCCGGTCAGGACCGTGAGAACCCCCCGGACCCGCCCCGTACCGAGCCGTACAAGACGCACCTCGCCTATGTGCGCGAGCGGCGCAGCGACGCGGACGGTGAGGCGATCCTCGCCGAGGCGCTCGCCAAACTGCGGGGCGAGATCTAG
- the pgi gene encoding glucose-6-phosphate isomerase, with protein MNADGRTRLDQIPEWTALAKHREELGDVRLREVFAADPDRGTAYTLRVGDLYIDYSKHLVTDETLRLLRELASATDVFGLRDAMFRGERINTTEDRAVLHTALRAPRDAVIEVDGENVVPGVHEVLDKMAAFADRVRSGEWTGHTGKRIRTVVNVGIGGSDLGPAMAYEALRAYTDRDLTVRFVSNVDGADLHEALRDLDPAETLFIIASKTFTTIETVTNATSARTWLLNALGGEEAAVAQHFVALSTNAEKVADFGIDTANMFEFWDWVGGRYSYDSAIGLSLMIAIGPDRFREMLDGFRLVDEHFRTAPAESNVPLLLGLLGVWYGNFLGAQSHAVLPYSHYLSKFTAYLQQLDMESNGKYVGRDGREVRWQTGPVVWGTPGTNGQHAYYQLIHQGTKLIPADFIGFAEPVAELSEDLKAQHDLLMANFFAQTQALAFGKTPDEVRAEGVPEELVPHKTFKGDHPTTTILARELTPSVLGQLVALYEHKVFVQGAIWDIDSFDQWGVELGKVLARRVEPALTEGAGVPGLDASTQALVATYRELRGRR; from the coding sequence ATGAACGCAGACGGCCGTACCAGGCTCGACCAGATCCCCGAGTGGACCGCACTGGCCAAGCACCGGGAGGAGCTCGGGGACGTGCGGTTGCGCGAGGTGTTCGCTGCCGATCCCGACCGCGGCACCGCGTACACCCTCCGAGTCGGTGATCTGTACATCGACTACTCCAAGCACCTCGTCACCGACGAGACCCTCCGGCTGTTGCGTGAACTGGCCTCGGCCACCGATGTGTTCGGACTGCGCGACGCCATGTTCCGCGGTGAGCGGATCAACACCACCGAGGACCGGGCCGTGCTGCACACCGCGCTCCGGGCGCCGCGGGACGCGGTGATCGAGGTCGACGGGGAGAACGTCGTACCGGGGGTGCACGAGGTCCTCGACAAGATGGCCGCCTTCGCCGACCGGGTCCGCTCCGGGGAGTGGACCGGCCACACCGGCAAGCGCATCCGCACCGTGGTCAACGTCGGCATCGGCGGCTCGGACCTCGGCCCCGCGATGGCGTACGAGGCGCTGCGCGCCTACACCGACCGGGACCTCACGGTCCGCTTCGTGTCCAACGTGGACGGCGCCGACCTGCACGAGGCCCTCCGCGACCTGGACCCGGCCGAGACGCTGTTCATCATCGCGTCCAAGACCTTCACCACCATCGAGACGGTCACCAACGCCACCTCCGCGCGGACCTGGCTGCTGAACGCGCTGGGCGGTGAAGAGGCCGCCGTCGCCCAGCACTTCGTCGCCCTGTCGACGAACGCGGAGAAGGTCGCCGACTTCGGCATCGACACGGCCAACATGTTCGAGTTCTGGGACTGGGTCGGCGGGCGCTACTCGTACGACTCGGCGATCGGCCTGTCCCTGATGATCGCCATCGGCCCGGACCGCTTCCGGGAGATGCTCGACGGGTTCCGTCTCGTCGACGAGCACTTCCGGACGGCTCCCGCGGAGTCCAACGTGCCGCTCCTGCTGGGCCTGTTGGGCGTCTGGTACGGCAACTTCCTGGGCGCCCAGTCGCACGCGGTGCTGCCGTACTCGCACTACCTGTCGAAGTTCACCGCCTATCTCCAGCAGCTCGACATGGAGTCCAACGGCAAGTACGTCGGCCGGGACGGGCGCGAGGTCCGCTGGCAGACCGGGCCCGTCGTCTGGGGCACGCCCGGCACCAACGGGCAGCACGCCTACTACCAGCTGATCCACCAGGGGACGAAGCTGATCCCGGCGGACTTCATCGGCTTCGCCGAGCCGGTCGCCGAGCTGAGTGAGGACCTCAAGGCGCAGCACGACCTGCTGATGGCCAACTTCTTCGCCCAGACGCAGGCCCTGGCCTTCGGCAAGACGCCGGACGAGGTGCGCGCCGAGGGCGTGCCCGAGGAGCTGGTGCCGCACAAGACCTTCAAGGGCGACCACCCCACGACCACGATCCTCGCGCGTGAGCTGACGCCGTCCGTCCTCGGCCAGCTCGTCGCCCTGTACGAGCACAAGGTGTTCGTGCAGGGCGCGATCTGGGACATCGACTCCTTCGACCAGTGGGGTGTCGAGCTGGGCAAGGTGCTCGCCCGGCGCGTCGAGCCCGCGCTCACCGAGGGCGCCGGCGTGCCGGGCCTGGACGCCTCCACCCAGGCCCTGGTCGCCACCTACCGGGAGCTGCGCGGCCGGCGGTGA